The region GAAGGGAGATGTAGCGGGGAAGACTGAAATGGGAGACGAGACTTATGATAGCGAAGAAAATGTTTTCGTAAGATCAAGGAAGATGATGCGCACACCACCAGAGGgtgtgaagaaaaatcaaacagaGGATGGCAAGATAGTTTTACCAACGACTGAACCAGAGTCACTTCGACCCCTGGGAACTCCAGAGTCTCAAGGAGACCCATTTTCtcctgaagaagatgaagatttCATAGGCTGGCTTGTTACATCTAACTCAGGGAAGAGAAAAAGAATTGATAGCCCTATGAACGTGAGCATGGACAGTAATAGATATGCGAGCGTAATGACGGTGCTGGAGAAGGTTAAAGAGGGACTGAACAAGATAGTGAATTCTGCAGAGGGAGTCAATGATGAGACAAAGAAGGAGTTGATGATGATGAGGGACGCGGTTGACAAAGAAATTGTGGAAACACATAGAGCTGTGATGGCAATGGAAAGATGCGATTTTGGATGCCAAGTAGAGGAAGAGGACATTAGACAGGACATATCCGTGGCCGAAgtgagaaatctgatgaaggaaGATATGACACTAACAGAGTTGGAAGAGTTACTGAAAATGACCTGGCCAGAAGAAGCCTATAGAGTAAGAATGGATAACACCAGAATTACCGAAAATAAAGAGGAGGAAATAGCCATTCTGGCCCCATATAATAAAATGGTTGATTTAAAAATAACGAAACCACTTATCGGTAATTCCAGACAGATGCTGGAATACGTGAAGGGGGGTAAAATAAAGGAAGGGGAAATTATTTCCCACAGAACAGAAGGTTACGCCGAGATCAACGGTAAAGTGATCAGAGacagaaaaaatatacattttgcTGGACTGTCCGAACGAGAGGAGGACTGCTTTTCTCTGTACCAATTGGGAAACAAAATCAAGTATAAAATACTCGCAGGAGAAACAAATACACTTCATATAGCCGTTATGAACGAGATGGAAACGGAAACGAAAAGGAAAATACTCGAGTGCGTATATTACGATTTCGACGGGGAAGTAGTACTGCATGAAACTAAACCAgcaacgaaaaataaaagtacaaaaaaagaatatgaaaatGAAGCCGTCGTTATAGAAAGAAACGAACACCTCACATATGCTCAAATGGTAACCAACCTGAAAGGACAAATCGGACATGATAATGAAATTACAAGCGAAATAAATGGAGTTAGGGAAACTAGGGACGGACATCTACTACTCGAGATGAAAAAGGGTAGCAAAGAGACAGACAAAATATACAAgcgaataaaagagaacatgaAAGACGCAACGGTGAAGAAGTATACGGGAGGCAGACAAAAAATATCGGCAAATATATATGGAATTGATATTGATGTAAGGGAAAATCAAATAGAGGAGAGGATACACGAAGTGCTGGGCATAGCACAAAATAAAGACGGGGTGGAAATTAAAGCCCTAAGACCACTGAGAGGTGGCAGACAAGCAGCCACCATTGTgggaaaagaagaaatcatatcCAAGCTTAttgaaacaagaaaaattaaaattggatTCTCAATAGCAGACGTGAAAGAAAGGAAAATAACCAATAAATGCAATAGATGTTGGGAGATAGGACACATGGCAAAGGAATGTAAGGGCGAAGATAGGAGTACTAAATGCAGGAACTGTGGAAAGGATGGACACCTGGTCCGAGATTGTATAGAAGAGCCCTATTGTATGGTCTGTTTGGAAACAGGCCATAGGGACGGAATCAAGAAACTGCAAGAGAAAATCAAGGCAGTAATGACTCCCACAAAGGGGAGGAAAGAAACTGATGCAATCACAAAGAAAAATACACTAAAGAGCGCTATATATACCACAAATCTACCTCATTTATGcacaaataatttattgttttatctatacaaagggaaattttatttataaaagatTTGATGGTTTTATTtatacactaatttatttttttatttataccaCTTTAAAGAAGGAAGGACATAAGGAGATAAATCTTGAGGCCGAAAGTCCGAGTGATGAGTTAGGACAAAGGAAACTACCTGTCTCAAAATGGCTACCATACTACAGACCAATCTAGGCAGGTGTAAAGCTGCTCATGATATGGCACAGGCAGCAGCAATGTCTGAAAAGATAGATATACTAGTAGTTTCagaaccaaataaaaaaattaccgcAAAGGAAGGCTGGTTCGTGAACGATGCAAGAGATATAGCGGTGAAAATAACTAATAGGAAACTGGTTTTAGAGAAAGTAAAgagggaaaaaaatttcatccacCTGGTATTACCTGGCTATCACGTTTACGCAATATATGTGTCACCGAACGTGTCCctggaaaatttcaaagaaaagatAGACTCAGTGTTCGGAGATGCGTCGATACAAAAAGGTGGAAAAATCATAGTCGGAGATATTAACAGTAAATCCCCCATGTGGGGTGCCCCCTCGGCAGACAGAAGAGGCGAATATGTGGAAGAATGGCTATCACAATTAGCATGGACAGCAATGAACAACGGAAGACCAACCTTCGTGAGAGGATCGTCAAAAACGCACATTGATGTCACCCTTGTCCCGAATACATTCGCGAAGAAGATAACAGATTGGAATATAAAACATGGAAAATCCATTATACGTTGCATGGTCACATATATTTCAGAGTCAACACTAAGATGCCAACAAATAGAGGAGACACTGGAAGGGTGTCCATCTTCGATAAAGAACGGTTCATAAAGGACCTTACAGATAATATAAATGCCAGCTCAACAGGCAGTGGTACTGATATGTACAAAAAGGCGCTACAAAGCTTTGCAACGGTCCAAAAGGAcggaaaaagaaaaacaaaccaCGCACCCATACTGGTGGAGTAGAGATGTGGAAGTCGCTAGAGGAAATTATCTGAGAGCACGCAGGAAACTATACGAGAATGGGAAGAAGAAATCATGGAAACAGGAACTCAGAAtgtgaagaaatgagaaaactCGGTAAGGAACTAAAAAAGATAATTAACAGAGAGAAGAGAGAAAAATGGAAAGATCTCCTTAGGAAACTTGACTTGGACATATGGGGCGACGCGTATAAGATCACAACAAACCATATGAAGTTTCGAAGCCTTCCCTACAAACTTTCGGCCTCGAGAAGAAGGCAAATACTACGCGACCTGTTCCCATTAGGGGGAAAACCAATAAAACGCACAGGTGGCCCTCGAACGTTCTTTGAACCCCTCCAGATGGAGGAACTGAAGACCGCAGTTGAATCCATGAAGGCAGGTAGGGCACCAGGTCCCGATGGTATGACAGCAGAAAACCTGAAAATAGTGTGTGAAATAGTGCCGGAACAGCTACTAGAAAGTTCAACAAGCTGATCGAGGAAAGAATCTTTTCCCAAGTGTTGGAAGGAAGCAAAGGTTATACTCATaccaaaaaaaggaaaagaccTAGCGCTATCGGGGTCCTTCAGACCCATCTGTTTACTGAATGTAATGGGAAAGCTCTTTGAGAGAATTATCACTAACAGACTGGATATAGAACTGATGGAAAACAGAGCGATCTCACCGAATCAACACGGCTTTGTGAAGAAACGATCTACGTTGACTGCAATGCTTAGAGTTCAGGACATAGTGAAGAAAACAAACAGTAAGTGGATGGTCGCTGTCACAATAGATGTCGAGAATGCATTCAACACAGTCCGATGGCATCACATTGTTGATAAACTGAAGGAGATTGGATGCTCGGAATACCTAGTGGAGACGATAGAAGACTACTTCCGAGATAGGTGGGTGAGGGTAGGCTCCGTGAGGTGGAGATGTACGATGGGGGTGCCACAGGGCTCCATCAAGGGGCCAAGGCTCTGGGACGTCGTCTACGATGACGTGTTGAGGCTACCATATGACCCCGGAGTCGAGGCCATTGCCTACGCCGATGACCTCCTTCTGCTGATAGAGGCGGCAGACAGACAGCAACTGATGGAAAAGGCAAAACGGACCATGTCTACGGTCTCGCAGTGGATGGACTCAAAAAATCTAGAAATTGCTGTGCACAAGACAGAAATGCTTGTCCTCAAAGGGCCTAGGAAACGAGACGATCTTAGGATCGATTTCAAAAACGCGGTCATTAGCCCGGCGCCTTCCGTGAAGTATCTTGGTGTGACCTTTGACCAAAGGATGACATTCTCGGCGCACATTACAGACATCGTCAGTAAAGCCAACGATAAAGTCGAATCAATGAGACGATTACTTCCAAATATCGGTGGACCTGACTATTtgcaaagaagagttttgtgCACGATCCTGCACTCTGTGCTACTTTACGCAGCACCTATTGGAGGGAGGCAATGAAAAGGGAAAAACAGAGGACACAACTTATCAGCGTACAGAGGAGGGGACTGCTACGGGTGGCGTCAGCTTACCGAACGGTGTCTTCGGAGGCGGCTCAGGTCATTGCCGCTTTTCCGCCAATCGACCTGATGGTCGCAGAAGCGTGTTTTTTATTTAAGATTGGCACTAGATTGCCGGGAAACAGGAATATGGCACGGAAAAGAACCTTGAGAATGTGGCAGAAGAGATGGGAGGAGGGTACGAATACGGCAGTTTGGACGCgtgatcttattaaaaatctTTAGTGGATGGATCGAATGCGGGCATAGAAAAAGCGGATATTTCTTCACACAATTCCTCACTGGACACGGCTCATTCGGCACCTATACGAAACGTATAGGGAAAACTGAAAGCGATTTGTGCGAACTGTGCCAGGTCCCGGACAGTCCGGAACACGTATACGCCGTGTGCCTGAGATTTAAATCGGAAAGACATAAAGTGAAGTTGGAGATGGGGAGGCTTCCGGACGTGATGGAACTCGTAGAAACAATGACAGCAAACAAGGACAAGTGGAATATTATGTACGAGTACATTACAAGTATTATGAGGagaaaggaagaagaagatagGCGCAGACAGCAGGAGGAAAGATGAGAAGGGTCTGATGATGTGGGAAAACAAGTTTCTGAAATGATCAGTGATGAGGAAGATGAGGAAGACAAATCATACCGGGTTACGCACCTGAAAGAGCGGGTTTCTATAGCCTCTTACCAGGTGCGATGATACCCGGGGAAAGAGGAGGGGTTTTAGTGAGGTGAAAGTCCCACACAAATCCAGCGGCAACGTAACATCTTCTAGCCCGCCGCTGGAGAAGGCATTAGCTTTCCCCCTACCTcagggcaaaaaaaaaaaaaaaaaaaaaaaaaaaaaaaaaaaaaaaaaaaaaaaaaggttaggttaggttaggttaggttaggttaggttaggttaggttaggttagtttaggttaggttaggttaggttaggttaggttaggttaggtaagtttaggttaggttaggttaggttaggttaggttaggttaggtaggttaggttaggttaggttaggttaggttaggttaggttaggttaggttaggttaggttaggttaggttaggttaggttaggttaggttaggttagttaggttaggttaggttaggttaggtttaggttaggttaggttaggttaggttaggttaggttaggttagttaggttaggttaggttaggttaggttaggttaggttaggttaggttaggttaggttaggttaggttaggttagttaggttagggtttaggttaggttaggttaggttaggttaggttaggttaggttagtttaggttaggttaggttaggttgttaggttaggttaggttaggttaggttaggttaggttaggttaggttaggttaggttaggttaggttagttaggttaggttaggtaggttaggttaggttaggttaggttaggttaggttagttaggttaggttaggttaggttaggttagggttaggttaggttaggttaggttaggttaggttaggttaggttaggttaggtttaggttaggttaggttaggttaggttaggttaggttaggttaggttaggttaggttaggttaggttaggttaggttaggtttgggTTAGGTtaagggttaggttaggttaggttaggttaggttaggttaggttaggttaggttaggttaggttaggttaggttaggttaggttaggttaggttaggttaggttaggttaggttaggttaggttaggttaggttaggttaggttaggttaggttaggttaggttaggttaggttaggttaggttaggttaggttaggttaggttaggtttggttaggttaggttaggttaggtttaggttaggttagggttaggttaggtggttaggttaggttaggttaggttaggttaggttaggttaggttaggttaggttgggttaggttaggttaggttaggttaggttaggttaggttaggttaggttaggttaggttaggttaggttaggttaggttagttaggttaggttaggttaggttaggttaggttaggttaggttaggttaggttaggttaggttaggttaggttaggttaggttaggttaggttaggttaggttaggttaggttaggttaggttaggttaggttaggttaggttaggttaggttaggttaggttaggttaggttaggttaggttaggttaggttaggttaggttaggttaggttaggttaggttaggttaggttaggtaggttaggttaggttaggttagggttaggttaggttaggttaggttaggttaggttaggttaggttaggttaggttaggttaggttaggttaggttaggttaggttaggttaggttaggttaggttaggttaggttaggttaggttaggttaggttaggttaggttaaggttaggttaggttaggtaggttaggttaggttaggttaggttaggttaggttaggttaggttaggttaggttaggttaggttaggttaggttaggttaggttaggttaggttaggttaggttaggttaggttaggttaggttaggttaggttagttaggttaggttaggttaggttaggttaggtaggtaggttaggttaggttaggttaggttaggttaggttagttaggttaggttaggttaggttaggttaggttaggttaggttaggttaggttaggttaggttaggttgggttaggttaggttaggttaggttaggttaggttaggttaggttaggttaggttaggttaggttaggtttgggttaggttaggtaggttaggtttggttaggttaggttaggttaggttcggTTAGGATAGGttcggttaggttaggttaggtaggttaggttaggttaggttaggttaggttaggttaggttaggttaggttaggttagtttaggttaggttaggttaggttaggttaggttaggttaggttaggttaggttaggttaggttaggttaggttagttaggttaggttaggttaggttaggttaggttaggtttaggttaggttaggttaggttaggttaggttaggttaggttaggttaggttaggttaggttaggttaggttaggttaggttaggttaggtaggttaggttaggttagttaggttgttagttaggttaggttaggttaggttaggtaggttaggttaggttaggttaggttaggttaggttaggttaggttaggttaggttaggttaggttaggttaggtttaggttaggttaggttaggtttaggttaggttaggtaggttaggttaggttaggattaggttaggttaaggttaggttaggttaggttaggttaggttaggttggttaggttaggttaggttaggttaggttaggttaggtttaggttaggttaggttaggttagttacggttaggttaggttaggtttaggtTCGgtaagttaggttaggttaggttaggttaggttaggttaggttaggttaggttaggttaggttagtaggttcggttaggttaggttaggttgt is a window of Harmonia axyridis chromosome 2, icHarAxyr1.1, whole genome shotgun sequence DNA encoding:
- the LOC123673453 gene encoding uncharacterized protein LOC123673453 — encoded protein: MKREKQRTQLISVQRRGLLRVASAYRTVSSEAAQVIAAFPPIDLMVAEACFLFKIGTRLPGNRNMARKRTLRMWQKRWEEGKTESDLCELCQVPDSPEHVYAVCLRFKSERHKVKLEMGRLPDVMELVETMTANKDKWNIMYEYITSIMRRKEEEDRRRQQEER